A genomic segment from Halomonas sp. TA22 encodes:
- a CDS encoding heavy metal translocating P-type ATPase, with product MSVHHERHVPGISCQGCVGKIRRAIVTEDTEAEVTGFPQQKRLEVTTRLDGERLDRLLEESGFPAGEIKLQSASATPQAEAAPASTARQAPPVTQRLSLSGMTCASCVRSVQEALRRTPGVTRAEVNFGTHTAQVSGTASLDSLVKAVAEAGYGAEPIVDLHQAQATRSANDAAEYRRRLRGSALSLALAVPLMASMFVYHPHPVGTGRLFWLVVGLLTLAILAGPGRHFFVNAWKAFRHHQANMDTLIAIGTGTAWLYSMVVVLFAHWLPAVAHGIYFEASAMIVGLVLLGNAMELKARGRTSEALKRLLDLQSRTARVIRDGEEREVAIDEVMPSDRIRVRPGERLPVDGEVEEGNSHIDESMLTGEPIPVAKRQGDEVSAGTVNGKGGLVYRATRVGADTRLGQITDQVARAQNSKPPIGALADKVSSIFVPTVMIIAVATALVWFNIGPEPRMVHMLVAATTVLIIACPCALGLATPISTMIGIGKAAEHGVLVRNGEALQTASRLTTLLVDKTGTLTQGKPKVTDAEWLAGDTQRVLPLVAALERGSEHPLATALLTYSQEREEAGTPPAEIRDFQSITGGGVTARDAEGRLLRLGNARLLEEAGIDLSLGRERAERLEKQARTVVYLSVGEQLTALFGISDPLRADSLAAVKRLQGDGLRVVMLTGDNAHTAAAIAREVGIDDYRAGLMPEEKHAEIERRQAAGEIVGMVGDGINDAPALARANVGFAIGQGTDVAIESAGITLMRDSLHGVADAIEISRATLRNIKQNLWGAFGYNSLCIPIAAGVFYPLTGMLLSPMIAAAAMSLSSLTVVSNANRLRLWKSKECATRERVTPSPAVEATL from the coding sequence TCCGCCGCGCCATCGTGACCGAAGACACGGAGGCGGAGGTCACCGGCTTTCCGCAGCAGAAGCGCCTGGAGGTCACCACCCGGCTCGATGGCGAACGCCTCGATCGGCTGCTCGAGGAGAGTGGCTTTCCCGCCGGTGAAATCAAGCTCCAATCCGCGTCGGCGACACCACAAGCCGAAGCAGCCCCCGCCTCGACCGCACGCCAAGCGCCACCCGTCACGCAGCGCCTGTCGCTCTCGGGCATGACCTGCGCGAGCTGCGTACGCAGCGTACAGGAGGCCTTGAGACGCACCCCCGGCGTGACGCGCGCCGAGGTCAATTTCGGTACCCATACCGCCCAGGTCAGCGGCACGGCCTCGCTTGATTCCCTCGTCAAGGCAGTGGCGGAGGCCGGCTACGGCGCCGAACCGATCGTCGACCTGCACCAGGCCCAGGCCACGCGCAGCGCCAACGATGCCGCCGAGTATCGCCGCCGCTTGCGCGGCAGTGCCCTGTCGCTTGCGCTTGCGGTACCGCTGATGGCCAGCATGTTCGTCTACCACCCGCATCCGGTGGGTACCGGCCGGCTGTTCTGGCTGGTGGTCGGCCTGCTCACGCTGGCCATACTGGCAGGGCCTGGCCGGCACTTCTTCGTCAACGCATGGAAGGCGTTCAGGCATCACCAGGCCAACATGGACACGCTGATCGCCATCGGCACCGGTACCGCCTGGCTCTACTCAATGGTGGTAGTGCTGTTTGCCCACTGGCTACCCGCCGTGGCCCACGGCATCTATTTCGAGGCCTCAGCGATGATCGTCGGCCTGGTGCTGCTCGGCAACGCCATGGAGCTCAAGGCCCGCGGTCGCACCAGCGAGGCGCTCAAGCGCCTGCTCGATCTGCAGAGCCGCACGGCCCGAGTGATACGCGACGGCGAGGAGCGCGAAGTGGCAATCGACGAAGTGATGCCCAGCGATCGCATCCGCGTGCGCCCCGGCGAGCGCCTGCCCGTGGATGGCGAAGTCGAAGAGGGCAACTCCCATATCGACGAATCGATGCTCACCGGCGAGCCGATTCCCGTGGCCAAGCGTCAGGGCGATGAGGTGAGCGCCGGCACCGTCAACGGCAAGGGCGGGCTCGTCTACCGAGCGACCCGCGTCGGCGCCGATACCCGTCTGGGGCAGATCACCGACCAGGTGGCCCGCGCTCAGAACAGCAAGCCGCCGATCGGTGCCCTGGCCGACAAGGTATCGAGCATCTTCGTGCCCACGGTGATGATCATCGCCGTGGCCACGGCATTGGTGTGGTTCAACATCGGCCCCGAGCCGCGCATGGTCCATATGCTGGTCGCAGCGACCACCGTGTTGATCATCGCCTGCCCCTGCGCGCTGGGGCTGGCCACACCGATCTCGACCATGATCGGCATCGGCAAGGCCGCCGAACATGGGGTACTGGTCAGAAACGGCGAGGCGCTGCAGACCGCCAGCCGGCTCACCACCCTGCTGGTCGACAAGACCGGCACCCTGACCCAAGGCAAGCCGAAGGTCACCGATGCCGAGTGGCTCGCAGGCGATACTCAGCGCGTTCTGCCTCTGGTCGCCGCCCTCGAGCGCGGCTCGGAGCATCCGTTGGCCACGGCCCTGCTTACCTATTCTCAAGAGCGAGAAGAAGCGGGTACCCCGCCCGCTGAAATCCGCGATTTCCAGAGCATCACCGGCGGCGGCGTGACGGCGCGCGACGCCGAGGGCCGCCTGCTGCGCCTGGGCAATGCGCGCCTGCTCGAGGAGGCGGGGATCGATCTTTCACTGGGCCGTGAGCGTGCCGAACGACTCGAGAAACAGGCGCGTACCGTGGTCTATTTAAGCGTGGGCGAGCAGCTGACCGCGCTGTTCGGCATCAGCGACCCGCTGCGCGCCGACAGCCTCGCTGCGGTGAAGCGGCTGCAGGGTGATGGCCTGCGAGTGGTGATGCTGACCGGCGACAACGCCCATACCGCCGCTGCCATCGCGCGTGAAGTCGGCATCGACGACTATCGCGCCGGGCTGATGCCGGAGGAGAAGCACGCCGAGATCGAGCGGCGCCAGGCAGCCGGCGAGATCGTCGGCATGGTCGGCGACGGCATCAACGATGCCCCGGCGCTGGCTCGCGCCAATGTCGGCTTCGCCATTGGCCAGGGCACCGATGTCGCCATCGAGAGTGCCGGCATCACCCTGATGCGTGACTCGCTGCACGGCGTAGCCGACGCCATCGAGATCAGCCGTGCCACCCTGCGTAACATCAAGCAGAACCTGTGGGGGGCTTTCGGTTACAACAGCTTGTGCATTCCCATCGCCGCCGGCGTCTTCTATCCCCTCACCGGCATGCTGCTCTCGCCGATGATCGCCGCCGCGGCGATGTCGCTCTCCTCGCTCACCGTGGTCAGCAACGCCAACCGCCTGCGGCTGTGGAAATCGAAGGAGTGCGCAACGCGCGAACGGGTCACGCCGTCACCTGCCGTGGAGGCCACCTTATGA
- a CDS encoding YitT family protein codes for MSASPAEPVKADPHRPHEDILAMLLGTLFVALGVTFYTHATLLTGSTAGLALLLQYWTELGFGILFFTINLPFYYLAIKRMGWSFTLRTFIAIGLVSLFSALTPRWIVLESLHPLYGALIGGCLMGIGLLVLFRHRTSLGGINILALYLQDRYGWRAGYVQLGIDGLILLLAFFVLPLDRVALSVLGAVALNMIIALNHKPGRYIGVS; via the coding sequence ATGTCCGCCTCACCCGCCGAGCCCGTCAAGGCCGACCCGCACCGTCCCCATGAGGATATCCTGGCCATGCTGCTGGGCACGCTGTTCGTTGCCCTGGGCGTGACCTTCTACACCCATGCCACGCTGCTCACCGGCAGTACCGCCGGGCTCGCTCTGCTGCTGCAATACTGGACGGAGCTTGGCTTCGGCATTCTGTTCTTCACCATCAATCTGCCGTTCTACTATCTCGCCATCAAACGCATGGGGTGGTCGTTCACGCTGCGTACCTTCATTGCTATCGGCCTGGTGTCGCTGTTTTCCGCCCTGACGCCGCGCTGGATCGTACTCGAGTCGCTCCATCCGCTCTATGGTGCCCTGATCGGCGGCTGCCTGATGGGGATCGGCCTGCTGGTGCTGTTTCGTCACCGCACCAGCCTGGGCGGGATCAATATCCTGGCACTCTATCTTCAGGACCGCTATGGATGGCGGGCAGGATACGTGCAGCTCGGTATCGATGGCTTGATCCTGCTGCTCGCCTTCTTCGTGCTGCCGCTGGATCGAGTGGCACTGTCAGTGCTGGGGGCCGTGGCGCTCAACATGATCATCGCCCTGAACCACAAGCCCGGCCGCTATATCGGCGTGAGTTGA
- a CDS encoding DHH family phosphoesterase: protein MAGRLADYGGELGPLVTPSLKNLEHPERLADARRAAERIAQAVVEGEHIGILTDYDVDGITSHVVILRTLNELFGVPAHRLHSLIGHRINDGYGISLPLVERTLKLSPRPSLVITADCGSSDEPRIARLKAAGIDVVVSDHHALPIEGPPVSAYATVNPTRDDCTYPDATIAGCMVAWLVMSLSRSVLVEWGVLAPSTPKLSPWLSYVALGTVADCVSLGGSAANRAVVTHGLTLINRMQAACWRAMAERLGVDSVPFDAETLAFQMGPRINARSRLDDPYAALHFMLAASDEVARQHLDVLDQDNQSRKAIEADMAEEARRLAMPQLAANAPALVIYLEEGHAGVQGIVASRLVQAFGRPTLVLTRAAAPSMLTGSGRSIEGLHLRQALQRTFDLAPEALPRFGGHRGAAGIGLPVEQLRRFREAFLIAVEEQLLGRELYPCVWTDGELSAEQLSLATLDELERLAPYGREFDAPLFEGEFLVESLRVVGAEGIHLMLDLSHGGAALRAIWFRALSPGEVPAFGLGARLRCAYKLNRNRWKGRETLQLMIEHAEPLQ, encoded by the coding sequence ATGGCCGGGCGTCTAGCCGACTATGGCGGCGAACTTGGTCCACTGGTCACGCCGAGCCTCAAGAATCTCGAGCACCCAGAGCGTCTGGCGGATGCCCGGCGTGCTGCCGAACGCATCGCCCAGGCGGTGGTGGAGGGTGAGCACATCGGCATTCTCACTGACTACGACGTCGACGGCATCACCTCCCATGTGGTGATCCTGCGCACCCTCAACGAGCTGTTCGGCGTGCCGGCACACCGACTGCACAGCCTGATCGGGCACCGCATCAATGATGGCTACGGCATCAGCCTGCCGCTGGTGGAGCGTACGCTCAAGCTTTCGCCACGCCCGAGCCTGGTGATCACCGCCGACTGCGGTAGCTCTGATGAGCCGCGCATCGCCCGGCTCAAGGCGGCCGGCATCGATGTGGTGGTCTCCGATCACCACGCGCTGCCGATCGAGGGACCACCGGTATCGGCCTATGCCACGGTCAATCCCACCCGCGACGACTGCACCTATCCCGATGCCACCATCGCCGGCTGCATGGTGGCCTGGCTGGTGATGTCGCTTTCGCGTTCTGTGCTGGTCGAATGGGGGGTGCTGGCTCCCTCCACGCCCAAGCTCTCGCCCTGGCTCTCCTATGTGGCGCTGGGGACCGTGGCCGACTGTGTCTCGTTGGGGGGCAGTGCCGCCAACCGCGCGGTGGTGACCCACGGGCTGACCTTGATCAATCGCATGCAGGCTGCCTGCTGGCGCGCCATGGCCGAGCGCCTTGGCGTGGACAGCGTGCCCTTCGATGCCGAGACCTTGGCCTTCCAAATGGGCCCGCGCATCAACGCCCGTTCGCGCCTCGACGACCCCTATGCCGCCCTGCACTTCATGCTCGCGGCAAGCGACGAGGTGGCACGCCAGCATCTTGACGTGCTGGATCAGGACAACCAGTCGCGCAAGGCAATCGAGGCCGACATGGCCGAGGAGGCCAGGCGCCTCGCCATGCCGCAACTGGCCGCCAACGCCCCGGCGCTGGTGATCTATCTCGAGGAGGGACATGCCGGCGTGCAGGGCATCGTCGCCTCGCGCCTGGTGCAGGCGTTCGGACGGCCGACACTGGTGCTGACCCGAGCGGCGGCCCCGAGTATGCTCACCGGCTCGGGGCGCTCCATCGAGGGCCTGCACCTGCGCCAGGCCCTGCAGCGCACCTTCGATCTGGCCCCCGAGGCACTGCCGCGCTTCGGCGGGCATCGCGGTGCGGCCGGCATCGGGTTGCCTGTCGAGCAGCTGAGGCGGTTTCGCGAGGCGTTTCTGATCGCGGTGGAGGAGCAGTTGCTGGGCCGTGAGCTCTACCCCTGCGTGTGGACCGATGGCGAGCTGAGCGCCGAGCAGCTATCGCTCGCCACCCTCGACGAGCTGGAGCGCCTGGCACCCTACGGTCGCGAGTTCGATGCCCCGCTGTTCGAGGGGGAGTTTCTGGTCGAGTCGTTGCGTGTGGTGGGTGCCGAAGGGATCCACCTGATGCTCGACCTGTCCCACGGTGGGGCGGCGCTGCGTGCGATCTGGTTTCGGGCCCTCAGCCCAGGTGAGGTGCCGGCCTTCGGGCTCGGGGCACGGCTACGCTGCGCCTACAAGCTCAATCGCAACCGCTGGAAGGGGCGAGAGACACTGCAGTTGATGATCGAGCATGCCGAGCCGCTGCAATAA
- the thrC gene encoding threonine synthase has product MRYISTRGQAPALSFEEVVLTGMASDGGLYVPETVPQLSHDELAAMAGLSYAEIAFRVMRPYVNGEIDDATFRDIVRDAYATFSHDAVVPLNQLDANHFLLELFHGPTLAFKDVALQLLGRLLDHFLKKSGERAVIMGATSGDTGSAAIEGCRHCDNLDIFILHPYQRVSEVQRRQMTSVLADNVFNIAIEGNFDDAQAMVKASFANQAFLDGTRLVAVNSINWARIMAQIVYYVASAVALGAPHRQVSFCVPSANFGNLFAGYMAFKMGLPVKQFIIATNANDILHRTLADNDFSKRELEATLAPSMDIVVSSNFERLLFDAYDRNGDAVRELLERFQAEPTALAEAPLAKLRTLFASHSVDDETILEVIREAHQRTKELLDPHTATGYRAAERARSDATTPMITLATAHPAKFADAVVKAGFPGAPLPPHMDDLLEREERYTVLPAELARVQAFVAEHRRK; this is encoded by the coding sequence ATGCGCTATATCAGTACCCGCGGGCAGGCGCCCGCACTGAGCTTCGAGGAGGTCGTGCTGACCGGCATGGCAAGCGACGGCGGGCTTTACGTACCTGAGACCGTGCCGCAGCTCTCCCATGATGAGCTGGCGGCGATGGCCGGGCTCTCCTATGCCGAGATCGCGTTTCGGGTGATGAGGCCCTACGTGAATGGCGAGATCGACGACGCGACGTTCCGCGACATCGTGCGCGATGCCTACGCGACGTTCAGCCATGATGCGGTGGTGCCGCTCAACCAGCTCGATGCCAATCACTTCCTGCTCGAGCTATTCCACGGCCCGACACTGGCCTTCAAGGATGTCGCCCTGCAGCTGCTCGGGCGGCTACTCGACCATTTCCTGAAGAAGAGCGGCGAGCGCGCGGTGATCATGGGCGCCACCTCCGGCGATACTGGCTCGGCGGCCATCGAGGGGTGCCGCCACTGCGACAACCTCGATATCTTCATCCTGCATCCATACCAGCGTGTCTCGGAAGTGCAGCGCCGTCAGATGACCTCGGTACTGGCCGACAATGTCTTCAACATCGCCATCGAGGGCAACTTCGACGACGCCCAGGCGATGGTCAAGGCGAGCTTCGCCAACCAGGCGTTCCTCGACGGTACGCGCCTGGTGGCGGTCAACTCGATCAACTGGGCGCGGATCATGGCCCAGATCGTCTATTACGTTGCCTCTGCCGTGGCGCTTGGTGCGCCGCACCGGCAGGTCAGCTTCTGCGTGCCGTCGGCCAACTTCGGCAACCTGTTCGCCGGCTACATGGCGTTCAAGATGGGACTGCCGGTCAAGCAGTTCATCATCGCCACCAATGCCAACGACATCCTGCACCGCACGCTTGCCGACAACGACTTCTCCAAGCGCGAGCTCGAGGCGACCCTGGCGCCGTCCATGGACATCGTGGTGTCGTCGAACTTCGAGCGCCTGCTGTTCGATGCCTACGATCGCAATGGTGACGCCGTGCGCGAACTGCTCGAGCGTTTCCAGGCCGAGCCTACGGCCCTGGCCGAGGCGCCGCTGGCCAAGCTGCGGACGCTGTTCGCCAGCCACAGCGTGGATGACGAGACCATCCTCGAGGTGATCCGCGAGGCGCACCAGCGCACCAAGGAACTGCTCGACCCGCATACCGCCACCGGCTACCGCGCTGCCGAGCGTGCGCGCAGCGATGCGACCACGCCGATGATCACGCTTGCTACCGCACACCCAGCGAAGTTCGCCGATGCGGTGGTCAAGGCCGGCTTCCCGGGGGCGCCGTTGCCACCGCACATGGACGATCTGCTCGAGCGCGAGGAGCGCTACACGGTACTCCCCGCCGAGCTTGCGCGGGTGCAGGCCTTCGTCGCCGAGCATCGCCGTAAGTAA
- a CDS encoding homoserine dehydrogenase, with protein MKPVRVGICGLGTVGGGTFNVLTRNADEIARRAGRPIVIEQVAMRRDNPDCDTTGVKTTSDVFEVARNPNVDVLVELVGGYDVARELVLTAIDHGKHVVTANKALIAVHGNEIFQAAHEKGVIVAFEAAVAGGIPVIKSLREGLGANRIEWLAGIINGTGNYILTHMRDQGRAFEDVLAEAQALGYAEADPTFDVEGIDAAHKLTILASIAYGVPLQFEKAYTEGIARITSEDVEQADNLGYVIKHLGISKRTDAGFELRVHPTLIPKERLLANVNGVKNAIAIMGDAVGPTLYYGAGAGAEPTASAVVADLLDVARDITTDHHYRVPYLAFSGIHDEINALPMLPMEEIVTAYYLRLLAVDRPGVLARVATILAEQGISIEAIIQKEATEGELVPIILMTHRTREKSMNDAIRQLESLSDIAGTVTRIRVESLDEQE; from the coding sequence TTGAAACCGGTGAGAGTAGGAATCTGTGGTCTGGGTACCGTGGGCGGCGGTACCTTCAATGTGCTGACGCGTAACGCCGACGAGATCGCTCGGCGTGCTGGGCGCCCCATCGTCATCGAGCAGGTGGCGATGCGTCGCGACAATCCGGACTGCGACACCACCGGCGTCAAGACCACCTCCGATGTCTTTGAGGTGGCCAGAAACCCCAACGTGGACGTGCTGGTCGAGCTGGTCGGCGGCTACGACGTGGCACGCGAGCTGGTGCTTACCGCCATCGACCATGGCAAGCACGTGGTCACCGCCAACAAGGCGCTGATCGCCGTGCACGGCAACGAGATCTTCCAGGCTGCCCACGAGAAGGGCGTGATCGTCGCCTTCGAGGCCGCCGTGGCCGGCGGCATCCCGGTGATCAAGTCGCTGCGCGAGGGGCTTGGGGCCAACCGTATCGAGTGGCTGGCCGGGATCATCAATGGTACCGGCAATTACATCCTCACCCATATGCGTGACCAGGGACGGGCCTTCGAGGACGTCCTCGCCGAAGCCCAGGCGCTGGGGTACGCCGAGGCCGACCCGACCTTCGATGTCGAGGGCATCGATGCCGCCCACAAGCTGACCATCCTCGCCTCGATCGCCTATGGCGTGCCGCTGCAGTTCGAGAAGGCCTATACCGAAGGCATTGCACGGATCACCTCGGAGGATGTCGAGCAGGCCGACAATCTGGGCTACGTCATCAAGCATCTGGGCATCTCAAAACGCACCGATGCCGGCTTCGAGCTGCGCGTGCACCCGACGCTGATTCCCAAGGAGCGGCTGCTGGCCAACGTGAATGGCGTCAAGAATGCCATCGCCATCATGGGCGACGCCGTGGGACCTACCCTCTATTACGGTGCCGGTGCCGGTGCCGAGCCGACCGCCTCGGCGGTGGTCGCCGATCTGCTCGACGTGGCCCGTGACATCACCACCGATCATCACTACCGCGTGCCCTATCTCGCCTTCAGCGGCATCCACGACGAGATCAACGCCCTGCCGATGCTGCCGATGGAGGAGATCGTCACCGCCTACTATCTGCGGCTGCTGGCGGTGGACCGCCCCGGGGTGCTGGCGCGAGTGGCGACCATCCTGGCCGAACAGGGCATCTCCATCGAGGCGATCATCCAGAAGGAAGCCACCGAAGGGGAGCTGGTGCCGATCATCCTGATGACGCACCGTACCCGCGAAAAGAGCATGAACGATGCCATTCGCCAATTGGAGTCGCTGTCCGATATCGCCGGAACGGTGACACGGATCCGTGTCGAAAGCCTCGACGAGCAGGAGTGA
- a CDS encoding DsbC family protein codes for MKRVLSPLLGSLATFTLSAFTLAGGVQANTAQALAERLQVHGERMPVASIRETPLPDFFEVRLENGETFYSDSQGQYFLVGDIFENGPQGLVNITEQTRNAERAERLAAVPDADKVIFRGEQSHAVVQVFTDTTCPYCRRLHEEVPQLNQMGIEVHYLAFPRAGMASEGGRILRQIWCAENRSEAMTAAKREETLNSATGCDNPVEEQYHLGMEVGVQGTPAIVLPDGRMVPGYVPAERLAEMLELNEQ; via the coding sequence ATGAAACGAGTTCTTTCGCCGCTGCTAGGCAGCCTGGCCACGTTCACGCTCTCCGCCTTTACCCTGGCCGGCGGTGTACAGGCCAATACGGCCCAGGCACTGGCCGAGCGGCTGCAAGTGCATGGCGAGCGAATGCCGGTCGCAAGCATACGTGAGACGCCATTGCCGGATTTCTTCGAGGTGCGCCTGGAGAATGGCGAAACCTTCTATAGCGATAGTCAGGGTCAGTACTTTCTGGTCGGCGATATCTTCGAGAATGGCCCGCAGGGGCTGGTGAACATTACCGAGCAGACGCGCAATGCCGAACGGGCCGAGCGGCTGGCCGCGGTACCCGATGCCGACAAGGTGATCTTCCGGGGCGAGCAGAGCCATGCGGTGGTACAGGTATTCACCGACACCACCTGCCCCTACTGCCGTCGTCTGCACGAGGAGGTGCCGCAGCTCAACCAAATGGGCATCGAGGTGCACTATCTGGCCTTCCCGAGGGCCGGCATGGCTTCGGAAGGGGGGCGTATCCTGAGACAGATCTGGTGCGCCGAGAACCGCAGCGAGGCGATGACCGCGGCCAAGCGCGAGGAGACGCTGAACAGTGCGACGGGCTGCGACAATCCGGTCGAGGAGCAGTATCATCTGGGCATGGAAGTCGGCGTGCAGGGCACACCGGCCATCGTCCTGCCCGATGGCCGCATGGTGCCGGGCTACGTGCCCGCCGAGCGTCTGGCCGAGATGCTGGAATTGAACGAACAATGA
- the xerD gene encoding site-specific tyrosine recombinase XerD: MPTNVDSPIEIFLDALWLERGASENTLEAYRRDLEAWQRHLQCEGESLLAPSSVRLGQWLEERRAGGYQLRSNARLLSSLRSFYRWALANGHIDHDPLSEVRLPRLNPSLPDTLDEAEVERLLQAPDTATSLGLRDRAMLEILYAAGLRVSELVGLRMDSINPRQGVVRIVGKGDKERLVPLGEEALIWLERYLRAGRGALMTDITRPALFPGRQDGFMTRQTFWHRIKAHARTAGIDKPLSPHTLRHAFATHLLNHGANLRVVQLLLGHSDLSTTQIYTHVAQARLEALHAEHHPRG; the protein is encoded by the coding sequence ATGCCCACAAACGTCGATAGCCCCATCGAGATATTTCTCGATGCGCTCTGGCTCGAGCGAGGAGCCAGCGAGAATACCCTCGAGGCGTATCGACGCGACCTGGAGGCGTGGCAGCGACATCTGCAGTGCGAAGGCGAGAGCTTGCTTGCGCCATCATCGGTGCGGCTGGGCCAGTGGCTGGAGGAGCGTCGCGCTGGAGGCTATCAGCTGCGCAGCAATGCGCGTCTGCTGTCGAGCCTGCGTAGCTTCTATCGCTGGGCGCTGGCCAATGGTCATATCGACCACGACCCCTTGAGCGAGGTGCGCTTGCCAAGGCTGAATCCGAGCCTGCCCGATACGCTGGACGAGGCGGAGGTCGAGCGGCTGCTGCAAGCGCCGGATACCGCAACGTCTCTTGGGCTGCGCGACCGCGCCATGCTCGAGATCCTCTATGCCGCCGGCCTGCGGGTCTCGGAGCTGGTCGGCCTGAGAATGGACTCGATCAATCCGCGCCAGGGCGTGGTGCGAATAGTGGGCAAGGGCGATAAGGAGCGACTGGTGCCGCTGGGCGAGGAGGCGCTGATCTGGCTCGAGCGCTACCTACGGGCGGGACGTGGTGCGCTGATGACCGATATCACCCGCCCTGCACTATTCCCGGGCCGCCAAGACGGCTTCATGACGCGTCAGACCTTCTGGCACCGGATCAAGGCGCATGCCAGAACGGCCGGCATCGACAAGCCGCTCTCGCCGCACACCCTTCGCCATGCCTTTGCGACTCATTTATTGAATCATGGAGCCAATTTGCGTGTCGTACAGCTGCTGTTGGGTCATAGCGACCTGTCGACTACCCAGATCTATACGCATGTCGCCCAGGCGCGCCTGGAAGCGCTGCATGCCGAACACCATCCTCGAGGTTGA
- the rplS gene encoding 50S ribosomal protein L19: protein MSSKSKVIQAIESEQMSKEVPAFAPGDTVIVQVKVKEGTRERLQAFEGVVIGKRNRGLNSAFTVRKISHGVGVERTFQTYSPLVATIEVKRRGDVRQAKLYYLRERSGKSARIKEKLA, encoded by the coding sequence ATGAGCAGCAAGAGCAAGGTGATCCAGGCGATCGAGTCCGAGCAGATGTCTAAGGAAGTCCCGGCCTTCGCCCCAGGCGATACCGTGATCGTCCAGGTCAAGGTCAAGGAAGGGACTCGCGAGCGTCTTCAGGCGTTCGAAGGGGTGGTGATCGGCAAGCGTAACCGTGGCCTGAACTCCGCCTTCACCGTACGCAAGATCTCCCACGGTGTCGGTGTCGAACGTACCTTCCAGACCTACAGCCCGCTGGTCGCCACTATCGAAGTCAAGCGTCGCGGTGACGTGCGTCAGGCCAAGCTGTACTACCTCCGCGAGCGCAGCGGCAAGTCTGCACGCATCAAGGAAAAGCTGGCCTAA
- the trmD gene encoding tRNA (guanosine(37)-N1)-methyltransferase TrmD, translating to MWIGVVSLFPEMFDAISRYGVTGRAVKQGLLELEFCNPRDYATDKHRTVDDRPYGGGPGMLMKVETLRQAIHAARAKAEASTGQRAKVIYLSPQGRVLDQRGVQALAASGPLVVVAGRYEGVDERIVEADIDEEWSIGDYVLSGGELPAMVLIDAAARLVPGVLGHQDSAVEDSFNDGLLDCPHYTRPEQIDGRTVPEVLLSGHHGAIKRWRLKQSLGRTWLRRPDLLQDKALDREQQMLLDEFIAEYALSPEDQGGGAG from the coding sequence GTGTGGATTGGGGTTGTTTCACTGTTCCCGGAGATGTTCGACGCGATCAGCCGTTATGGCGTGACGGGCAGAGCGGTCAAGCAGGGTCTGTTGGAACTCGAGTTCTGCAACCCCCGGGACTACGCCACGGACAAGCACCGCACGGTGGATGACCGCCCCTATGGTGGCGGACCCGGCATGCTGATGAAGGTCGAGACGCTGCGCCAGGCGATCCATGCTGCGCGCGCCAAGGCCGAGGCGAGTACCGGTCAGAGAGCCAAGGTGATCTACCTTTCGCCCCAAGGGCGGGTGCTGGATCAGCGTGGCGTGCAGGCACTGGCCGCAAGTGGACCCCTGGTCGTGGTCGCCGGACGCTACGAAGGGGTCGACGAGCGCATCGTCGAGGCCGATATCGACGAAGAGTGGTCGATCGGCGACTATGTGCTCAGTGGCGGCGAACTGCCGGCCATGGTGCTGATCGATGCCGCGGCGCGACTCGTGCCAGGAGTACTGGGCCATCAGGACTCGGCGGTCGAGGATTCGTTCAACGACGGGCTGCTTGACTGCCCCCACTATACTCGCCCCGAGCAGATCGATGGGCGCACGGTCCCGGAAGTGTTGCTGAGCGGTCACCATGGGGCGATCAAGCGCTGGCGGTTGAAGCAGTCACTGGGGCGGACCTGGTTGAGGCGTCCCGATCTATTGCAGGACAAGGCGTTGGATCGAGAGCAGCAGATGCTGCTCGATGAGTTCATCGCCGAATACGCCCTGTCACCAGAGGATCAGGGCGGCGGTGCAGGGTAA